The following proteins come from a genomic window of Dreissena polymorpha isolate Duluth1 chromosome 1, UMN_Dpol_1.0, whole genome shotgun sequence:
- the LOC127853332 gene encoding carbohydrate sulfotransferase 5-like: MIVRRKRYGLVLCLLPLLLIALFLSLPVRPGTGPVRYLGTPLARDNITNNNKDINNNDYNISDYNAINNYDISTDIWFYNVFNTADRNKGYRKLNSIANITTTTESLRNSHSTSGFAVRIRSHSHIVIIISYMRSGSTLTGDIMQHFPGTFYVFEPFHAMEIRTKQNKHLVYLNGTKRSLTNATFSDRMALQEELHKWLECRLEELDVNSLADSFHQYYSATMSKFSACWQAKHRIVRSLQECLPVAKELCERAHFRLFKFIRLPMDVIESVFESYPNLQVIHLLRDPRAVLRSQVKVNAFTLEEIPPKARAHCARISTDLSSTIRLYNKYPTRTRLLLYERLAENPLDTSRKMFTFIGKPHDVTILDYVYNMTQAGHRSVGLDFGVLQVNSTRTAYLWRDELSYHTIQRIDSYCKGVYSYLGYQVFRSERESRDHNFPTLLSPNISLIL; this comes from the exons ATGATAGTTCGACGGAAGCGCTATGGTCTCGTGCTGTGCCTGCTGCCCCTCCTGCTCATCGCTCTCTTCCTCAGTCTGCCTGTCCGCCCGGGAACCGGCCCCGTGCGTTACCTGGGGACACCACTGGCCCGAGACAACATcaccaacaacaacaaagatATTAACAACAACGATTACAACATTAGCGATTACAACGCCATCAACAACTATGACATATCTACCGACATAT GGTTTTACAATGTGTTTAACACGGCGGATAGAAACAAAGGATATCGGAAGTTAAATTCTATTGCCAATATCACGACAACCACAGAATCTCTTCGCAACTCCCATTCTACATCCGGTTTCGCTGTGCGCATTCGTTCCCATTCGcacatcgtcatcatcatttcGTACATGCGCAGTGGGTCAACACTGACAGGCGACATTATGCAGCACTTTCCCGGCACGTTCTATGTCTTCGAACCCTTTCACGCCATGGAAATCAGAACGAAGCAGAATAAACACCTTGTCTACCTTAATGGGACAAAGAG ATCGCTGACAAACGCCACGTTCTCGGACCGTATGGCACTGCAGGAAGAACTACACAAGTGGCTGGAGTGTCGCCTCGAGGAGCTTGATGTGAACTCTCTCGCTGACAGCTTCCACCAGTACTACAGCGCCACAATGAGCAAGTTCTCCGCCTGCTGGCAAGCCAAGCATCGTATCGTGCGCAGCCTCCAGGAGTGCCTTCCGGTCGCCAAGGAGCTCTGCGAGCGCGCCCACTTCCGCTTGTTCAAGTTTATACGTCTGCCGATGGATGTTATAGAGTCCGTGTTCGAGAGCTATCCGAATTTGCAGGTTATCCATTTGCTGAGAGATCCGCGCGCTGTTCTGAGATCTCAGGTCAAGGTCAATGCGTTCACGCTGGAGGAAATCCCACCAAAAGCGCGTGCGCATTGCGCGCGCATATCGACTGACCTGTCGAGCACTATCCGGTTATACAATAAATATCCGACGCGGACGCGCCTTCTGCTGTACGAAAGACTAGCCGAAAATCCATTAGACACATCGAGGAAAATGTTCACGTTTATAGGGAAACCGCATGATGTAACCATTTTAGATTACGTGTATAATATGACGCAAGCGGGCCATCGGAGCGTTGGCTTAGACTTTGGCGTCCTACAAGTTAACTCGACTCGCACGGCATATTTATGGCGCGACGAGCTAAGCTACCACACAATCCAGAGGATTGACTCTTACTGCAAGGGAGTGTACAGTTACCTTGGTTACCAAGTATTCCGGTCCGAGCGGGAGTCACGGGACCACAATTTTCCTACGCTGCTTTCGCCGAACATTTCGTTGATACTGTGA